The Cyclobacterium amurskyense genome contains the following window.
GAGATAATGCATCCATCTCAAGAAAGTATAATTCAGAGCATGAAAAAAAATATTTCAGATAATAATACGGAGAATCCCGGACAAATTAAAAGAATGAATCAAGAAAGTAATTACAAGCTTGAAATATCTACAAAAATGGTAGTTTTAGCTCAAAAATTAACTTCTTGTGATCACTTTTTTTTAGGTGCATTAAAGAATGATACAATAAATGTCCTGACCTCCTCTGATCAGATATCTTCAAAAGAAATAAAAAACACAGACTCCTTATTTGATATATTAAAAAATGCAATAGGATTTACAGAAATAAAAGACTTATCAGAACATAAAGAACTTAATGACAGCGAGTTTATCAATCATTTAAATGGGGTAAAACACCTTTCAATTCTCCCCTTCAAAGACCCATCGGAGACGCACAATGGTTTTTTAATCATTTTAAATCAGGAGACACCTGTTGAAACATCACCTATAGCCGAAAACTTAGGGCTATTATTACCACAGGCTTTACAATTATTGCATTCATCTTGTGGGGATTTGGAAGATCAAGTACTCAGTCAAGCTATGGCTTTGTCCCAAGATTTAATTACAGTATTAAAATTTGATGGGCAATTTATTAAAGTAAATAAAGCATTTAAAACTTTATTAGGTTATAATGAAGGTGAGCTTTCAAATAAACCAATTGTGGATTATATCCATCCTAACGATGTAAAAAACACAATTAAGCAAATTAATTTACTAATGGATGGAGAGTCTACCTCTAGTTTTTCCCATCGGTTAAAATGCAGTAGTGGAGAGTATAAAACTTTTGCTTGGCGAGCTACTGGTGATCTAGCAAACAAATGGATTTTTGCAATTGGTAGAGACATAAGTGAAGAAAAGGAAAATGAAGAAAGGCTGTTAGCAAGTGAAGAGAAATTTCGCTCCTTTTTTGAGAATAGCCAAGGCTTAATGTTAACCCATGACCTAGATGGAAATTTTTTAAGTTTTAATAACTACGGGGCAAGACTCTTGGGCTATACGGTCGAAGAGATGCTTAACAAAACCCTTTGGGACATCATACCATTGAAATTTCGATTTGAGGTAGATGATTACCTCAAGGAAATTAAGGAAACTGGCAAGGCCCAAGGCTTGATGACTACTGCCCAAGCGAATGGGCAACTGAAGGTTTGGTTATACAGTAATAAAATGGAAAAAGACCATTTTGGAAAAAGTTATGTAATTGGCAACTCCATTGACATTACTGAAAGATTACGATTAGAGAAAAGAGTTCAAAATGCCAAAGAATTTTTAAACCAAACCAATACCATGGCTAAAATAGGCGGATGGAAGGTAGATTTAGAAAAGAACAGTGTAAATTGGACTGATATCACTAGGTCTATTTTTGAGGTTTCTGATGACTTTATTCCAGACTTAACCAATGGAATAAACTTTTATAAGCAGGGATACGATAGAGATAAGGTGAAAGAGGTTATTGATTTGGCCATTAATTACGGTAAATCTTGGGATGAAAAGCTTAAAATAATCACTGAATCAGGAAAGGAAATCTGGGTAAGGACATTAGGTGAAGCCTTTATAGAAGATGGAAAATGCCTTTACTTGTCAGGAACCATACAAGACATAGACGAAGAAGTTAGAAGAGAAAATCAGCTTATTCAAAAAGAGCAAATGCTTTTGGCAATTTCTAAAGCTACAGATGAGCTCCTTTCGAACAATAAAGTGTATGAGGCCATTCAAAATAGCCTTGAAATAATTGGTAAATCTGTAGGAGTAGACAGGATCTATTACTTCGAAAATAGTTTAGATGAAAACGATGAGAAAATTTCTTCCCAAAGATTTGAATGGAGTGCAGCCAATGTAGAGCCTCAGATCAACAACCCTGATCTTCAAAATGTACCTTTTGAAGCATTCGGGGACTTTATGCTCCCTATGGAGAACAATGAAATTTTTCAGGCAATCATTTCAAACCTACCCGAAGAATCTGATCTTAGGAAATTGCTAGATGCACAAAATATAAAATCAATATTGACAACACCTATTTGTACCGACAATGGGTTCTGGGGCTTTATTGGTTATGACGATTGCACCAATGAAAGGGAATGGTCCAAAGCTGAACTTTCATTATTAAAAAGCTTTGCCAATAGCATATCGAACGCCATTGATAGAAATACTTTAGAAAGTAATCTTATCGAATCGAAGGAAATTGCTGAGAAAGCAAGTTTAGCAAAGTCTGAATTTTTGGCCAACATGAGTCACGAAATTCGAACACCACTAAATGGCATTATTGGTTTTACGGACCTTCTCGTGAAAACAGAACTCAATGAAACCCAAAATCAGTACATAGGAATTGTCAATCAATCTGCAGTTGCCCTGTTAAATATTATAAATGACATCCTGGATTTCTCAAAAATTGAAGCAGGAAAACTTGAATTGGATATTTCTAAAGCAGATATTTTTGAACTGACAGGTCAAGCAACTGATGTGGTATCCTACCAAGCCCAGAAAAAAGGGATAGAAATGTTGCTAAACATAGAAAAAGACCTTCCTAGGTTTATTTTAGTTGATGATATCCGGTTAAAACAGATATTAATCAACCTTTTAGGCAACGCTGTTAAGTTCACTGACAAGGGTGAAATCGAACTTAAGATCCATACAATAGAGAAAATTGAAGAAAACAAAAGAATAATAAGATTCGAGGTTCGGGATACAGGTGTTGGGATAACAAAAGAGTTTCAGTCGCGAATTTTTGATGCTTTTATGCAGGAGGATGGTTCTACGACTAAAAAGTATGGAGGAACAGGTTTGGGACTTACCATTTCCAACAAATTACTGTCTATGATGGGCTCTAAATTACAATTAAATAGTGAGCTTAATGTAGGTAGCACCTTTTATTTCGATCTAGTCCTTTCTACTGAAATTGGAGATATCATTAAAGCACCTGATAATCTCACTATAAAAAATGTTCTTGTAGTAGACGACAATGCAAACAATCGCCTTATCCTTAAAGAAATCTTTTCCATGAATAATATAAAAATGGATGAAGCCCAGAATGGATTTGATGCCTTGCAGCAAATCGAAAACAATGAATATGATGTGGTATTAATGGACCTGAATATGCCTTATATGGATGGTCTAGAAACCACTAAAAAAATAAGAGAGAACTTTACTGGAGAGAGAGCCCAAATACCCGTTTTACTGTTACATAGTTCCGCTGAGGATGAATATATTTTGAAGCAATGTAAAGAGCTTTTAATAAATAAAAGATTGCCAAAACCGATCAAAAACAATGAATTATTTGAGGCTTTATCAAAACTAGCTCCTTCAGCTACGAGTAAAACAATTGCTCCTGAAGAAATTAATGAGAATAAGAATCTATCTGAAATAAAGGTACTTATCGCTGAGGACAATTCAATTAATATGTTCCTTGCTAAGACAATAGTATTGAAAGTTTCCCCAAATGTTAAAATCATTGAAGCGACCAATGGGCTAGATGCTTATGAATTGGCTATAGAACATTTACCAGATATTATACTTATGGACATTCAGATGCCCATAATGAGTGGACATGAAGCCACACGAAAAATAAAAGAAAACCAAAGCACCAGAAACATTCCAATTGTTGCTATCACTGCAGGGAATATTAAAGGCGAAAAAGAAAAATGCATGGAATCGGGCATGTCTGATTTTGTACCAAAACCTATTGTTGAAAAAAACATAACTTATATTTTTGACAAATGGCTAAAAGCCCCTGAAAAAGACGATGCTGATAAAAAAGAATCTTCAGAGGCAAACGATACCTCAACAGTTCAAGAGAAAATTGAGGAAAAATCTCATTTTGATGTTAATAAAGTAAAGGAGTATTTGGGGAATGAACCTGAGATCATTAAGGAAGTATTAAAACTCACCATTCATGAATTAGAACAATCAAAAAAAGTGCTTTCAAATCATTATAATGACAAAAACTTGGAAGGATTGAGTTCTGAGGGCCATAAGCTAAAAGGTTCAGCCCTTACAGCTGGACTAGGGAAAGTTTATGAGATCGCGATAACTTTGGAGGAAATGACTACACTGGATTTAGTGAAATCAAAAAAGCTAATTGACATGTTCATTGATGAAAATGAAATAGTCAGAACCCTAATTGACGATTACATTGCTAATGGCAATTGAACAACCGATTGTCCTCTAGTTTCTAATAAACAGGATTATAATGAACTATATGGGCTTGCTTTGGCCTCAAGATAATTTGATTTTATTGGGATTGTAGCAGTTTTTATTTGAATAGGGAAAAGCCTATTGCTTAATTTCAGCTACTTCTTTGAAGCTTTGTATTTCTTACTAAACTTAGCCTGAAATACTTGATAATAATAGGGCCTATGGAAATGAGAAATCCATACAGCTATTTTTGAAAAGTTTTTTAAGCAAGCTCTCGAATATATAGAATGAAAGCTGAAAAGAAAATACTGATACCCTTTTACAAAAAATTCACACTACTTTTTAATTGTTCCTTGTATTTGGCTCCAATAGGTATGATCTTCCCATCAACTACAGAAGTATCACTATCAAAATCAGTGAGGTAATGAAGGTTTATAACATAAGACCTGTGAACCTGAACAAATTCTGGATTTCCAGATAGTTTATCAATAAAATTGGAAATAGTTGATTTTATAGTGTAGGTTTTATTTTTGCACTTTAGACTAATATAATCCCCTTTACCTTCGCAATAGCTTATGTCTGAAAATAGAATTTTTTTATACAATCTATCGTCCTTTACGAAAATAAAATCTTTTGAATAAGAGTTGGGGTCA
Protein-coding sequences here:
- a CDS encoding response regulator, with amino-acid sequence MKKNISDNNTENPGQIKRMNQESNYKLEISTKMVVLAQKLTSCDHFFLGALKNDTINVLTSSDQISSKEIKNTDSLFDILKNAIGFTEIKDLSEHKELNDSEFINHLNGVKHLSILPFKDPSETHNGFLIILNQETPVETSPIAENLGLLLPQALQLLHSSCGDLEDQVLSQAMALSQDLITVLKFDGQFIKVNKAFKTLLGYNEGELSNKPIVDYIHPNDVKNTIKQINLLMDGESTSSFSHRLKCSSGEYKTFAWRATGDLANKWIFAIGRDISEEKENEERLLASEEKFRSFFENSQGLMLTHDLDGNFLSFNNYGARLLGYTVEEMLNKTLWDIIPLKFRFEVDDYLKEIKETGKAQGLMTTAQANGQLKVWLYSNKMEKDHFGKSYVIGNSIDITERLRLEKRVQNAKEFLNQTNTMAKIGGWKVDLEKNSVNWTDITRSIFEVSDDFIPDLTNGINFYKQGYDRDKVKEVIDLAINYGKSWDEKLKIITESGKEIWVRTLGEAFIEDGKCLYLSGTIQDIDEEVRRENQLIQKEQMLLAISKATDELLSNNKVYEAIQNSLEIIGKSVGVDRIYYFENSLDENDEKISSQRFEWSAANVEPQINNPDLQNVPFEAFGDFMLPMENNEIFQAIISNLPEESDLRKLLDAQNIKSILTTPICTDNGFWGFIGYDDCTNEREWSKAELSLLKSFANSISNAIDRNTLESNLIESKEIAEKASLAKSEFLANMSHEIRTPLNGIIGFTDLLVKTELNETQNQYIGIVNQSAVALLNIINDILDFSKIEAGKLELDISKADIFELTGQATDVVSYQAQKKGIEMLLNIEKDLPRFILVDDIRLKQILINLLGNAVKFTDKGEIELKIHTIEKIEENKRIIRFEVRDTGVGITKEFQSRIFDAFMQEDGSTTKKYGGTGLGLTISNKLLSMMGSKLQLNSELNVGSTFYFDLVLSTEIGDIIKAPDNLTIKNVLVVDDNANNRLILKEIFSMNNIKMDEAQNGFDALQQIENNEYDVVLMDLNMPYMDGLETTKKIRENFTGERAQIPVLLLHSSAEDEYILKQCKELLINKRLPKPIKNNELFEALSKLAPSATSKTIAPEEINENKNLSEIKVLIAEDNSINMFLAKTIVLKVSPNVKIIEATNGLDAYELAIEHLPDIILMDIQMPIMSGHEATRKIKENQSTRNIPIVAITAGNIKGEKEKCMESGMSDFVPKPIVEKNITYIFDKWLKAPEKDDADKKESSEANDTSTVQEKIEEKSHFDVNKVKEYLGNEPEIIKEVLKLTIHELEQSKKVLSNHYNDKNLEGLSSEGHKLKGSALTAGLGKVYEIAITLEEMTTLDLVKSKKLIDMFIDENEIVRTLIDDYIANGN